One Candidatus Nitrososphaera evergladensis SR1 genomic window carries:
- a CDS encoding nucleoside monophosphate kinase, producing the protein MPDKKKRLIVCLTGMPGAGKSTVASYLKEKGFSVITMGDAVREEAKRQKLEPTDANLGSMMLKLRKELGQGAVAHLILKKLERDGNKNNLVIDGIRSIPEVEVLKKVGEVRLLAIHASQDTRFKHLTERGRSDAPTNQDEFAGRDKRELSVGISEAIALADETLSNNEITIDQLKEKAYAIVKGWLAEAAAEAR; encoded by the coding sequence CAAAAAGAAGAGACTAATAGTCTGCCTTACGGGGATGCCGGGTGCCGGCAAGTCCACCGTGGCGTCGTACCTGAAGGAAAAAGGATTTTCCGTGATAACCATGGGCGACGCGGTACGTGAGGAGGCCAAGAGGCAGAAGCTAGAGCCTACAGATGCAAACCTAGGCAGCATGATGCTGAAACTGAGAAAGGAACTCGGCCAGGGCGCAGTCGCGCACCTGATACTGAAAAAGCTTGAAAGGGACGGCAACAAGAACAACCTTGTAATAGACGGCATACGGAGCATCCCCGAAGTCGAGGTATTGAAAAAAGTAGGTGAGGTCAGGCTGCTTGCGATACACGCGTCTCAGGATACGCGCTTTAAGCATTTGACGGAGAGGGGCAGGTCGGACGCGCCCACAAACCAGGACGAGTTTGCAGGAAGGGACAAGCGCGAGCTGTCGGTTGGAATAAGCGAGGCAATAGCGCTTGCCGACGAGACGCTTTCAAACAACGAAATAACAATAGACCAGCTGAAGGAAAAAGCGTATGCAATAGTGAAAGGATGGCTTGCAGAGGCGGCTGCTGAGGCAAGATGA
- a CDS encoding RNA-binding domain-containing protein, translating to MRKPRVSSPIEVKVEAVVNPSEDPQKVIGAIENVIERCSPEFRYGSRVIGRAAGSEPLSTIYEQVRSRSAMGVLRRMLLDNRAGTSTWFLLNKQAASAGIAAVIEDEQESPLGPIRVTINCEELDALTDWLVPESG from the coding sequence ATGAGAAAGCCCCGCGTGTCGTCGCCCATCGAGGTAAAGGTTGAGGCGGTCGTGAACCCGTCTGAGGACCCGCAGAAGGTCATCGGCGCCATCGAAAACGTCATTGAAAGGTGCTCGCCAGAGTTCCGCTACGGCAGCCGCGTAATCGGCAGGGCGGCAGGAAGCGAGCCGTTATCCACCATATACGAGCAGGTACGCTCTAGGTCTGCAATGGGCGTGCTGAGGAGGATGCTCCTTGACAACCGCGCGGGCACCAGCACGTGGTTTTTGCTCAACAAGCAGGCGGCAAGTGCGGGAATAGCGGCGGTAATCGAGGACGAGCAGGAATCGCCCCTTGGGCCCATCCGCGTCACGATAAACTGCGAGGAGCTTGACGCCTTGACCGACTGGCTGGTCCCCGAGAGCGGGTAG